A genomic window from Anguilla rostrata isolate EN2019 chromosome 14, ASM1855537v3, whole genome shotgun sequence includes:
- the LOC135238878 gene encoding protein FAM216A: protein MRKYSTLTEKSDNNERLTQNVSNTFMSTSFGYTGSCHQTMASDRLYSNQDDATCTQVASSRRSSEIQRGKPIHIPRALADGPFLQYPRLTPGQRCYLSSIASIYSIEHVRRQMQQHYLNVLYRCTQEDLCPFKESRSEEESMMSNECVQMDSGMTTVSRTPSRSRKDSEDSSLVAVNAVALPKIPIKQARKTSRPLASKERKTRKPKKKVPVVQVASTKARKREADTSRRSEKTRAEFLSESMESLSIQE from the exons ATGCGAAAGtacagcacactcacagaaaAAAGTGATAACAATGAGAGACTGACCCAAAACGTCAGTAATACTTTCATGTCGACCAG TTTTGGATACACAGGATCTTGCCATCAAACAATGG CTTCTGACCGTTTGTATAGTAATCAAGACGATGCCACGTGCACTCAGGTGGCGTCTTCCCGCCGGAGCTCAGAGATTCAGCGGGGAAAGCCCATACATATCCCCAGAGCCTTAGCAGATGGCCCGTTTCTACAG TACCCGCGTCTCACTCCTGGACAGAGGTGTTACTTGTCCAGCATTGCTAGTATCTACAGCATTGAACACGTGAGGAGGCAGATGCAACAGCAttatctgaacgtgctctacaggTGCACCCAGGAAG aCCTCTGTCCCTTCAAAGAAAGCAGAAGTGAAGAAGAGAGCATGATGAGTAATGAGTGTGTCCAGATGGACTCAGGCATGACTACAGTATCCAGAACTCCCAGCAGGAGCAGAAAAGACAGTGAAGACAGCAGCTTGGTTGCAGTAAATGCTGTCGCCCTGCCCAAAATCCCCATCAAACAGGCCAG GAAGACATCAAGACCTCTGgcttcaaaagaaagaaaaaccagaAAACCCAAGAAAAAAGTTCCTGTGGTGCAAGTGGCCTCCACAAAAG caagaAAACGAGAGGCAGACACCAGCAGGAGGAGCGAGAAGACCAGGGCAGAGTTTCTGAGCGAGAGCATGGAGTCCCTCTCCATACAGGAATAA
- the gpn3 gene encoding GPN-loop GTPase 3 — protein sequence MPRYAQLVMGPAGSGKSTYCSTMIQHAEAINRSVQVVNLDPAAEYFDYPVMADIRELIQVDDVMEDDSLRFGPNGGLVFCMEYFANNFDWLEECLGHVEDDYILFDCPGQIELYTHLPVMRQLVEQLQQWEFRVCGVFLVDSQFMVETFKFVSGVMAALSAMVTLEIPQVNIMTKMDLLSQKAKKEIEKYLDPDMYSMMQDNALTLRSKKFEKLTKAICGLIEDYSMVRFLPFDRTDEEGINIVLQNIDFSIQYGEDLEFKEPKEPDEDPEPSGSEQFFQD from the exons ATGCCTCGCTATGCGCAGCTGGTGATGGGCCCGGCCGGGAGCGGAAAA AGCACCTACTGTTCCACTATGATCCAGCACGCGGAGGCCATCAACCGGTCAGTGCAGGTGGTGAATCTGGACCCCGCGGCCGAATACTTCGACTATCCCGTGATGGCAG ACATCAGGGAGCTGATCCAGGTGGATGATGTCATGGAGGATGACTCCCTGCGGTTTGGGCCAAACGGAGGCCTGGTCTTCTGCATGGAGTATTTCGCCAACAACTTTGACTGGCTGGAGGAGTGCCTGGGGCATGTTGAGGACGACTACATCCTGTTCGACTGCCCCG gtCAGATTGAGCTGTACACCCACCTGCCGGTGATGAGGCAGCTggtggagcagctgcagcagtgggaGTTCCGTGTGTGTGGGGTCTTCCTGGTCGACTCCCAGTTCATGGTGGAGACCTTCAAG TTCGTCTCCGGTGTCATGGCAGCCCTGAGTGCCATGGTAACCTTGGAGATTCCACAGGTCAATATCATGACCAAGATGGACCTGCTCAGTCAAAAGGCCAAGAAAGAGATTGAAAA GTACTTGGACCCAGACATGTACTCTATGATGCAGGATAACGCCCTCACTCTGAGGAGCAAGAAGTTTGAGAAACTCACCAAAGCCATCTGTGGCCTG ATTGAGGACTACAGCATGGTGCGCTTCCTGCCTTTTGACCGCACTGATGAGGAGGGTATAAACATCGTTCTGCAGAACATTGACTTCTCCATCCAGTACGGAGAGGACCTGGAGTTCAAGGAGCCAAAG GAACCCGACGAGGATCCCGAGCCCTCCGGAAGTGAGCAGTTCTTCCAGGATTAA
- the arpc3 gene encoding actin-related protein 2/3 complex subunit 3, whose amino-acid sequence MPAYHSALMDPDTKLVGNMAMLPLKTQYKGPAAKETRDTDIIEEAIYYFKANVFFKNYEIKNEADRTLIYVTLYISECLKKLQKCNSRGQGEKEMYTLGITNFPIPGEPGFPLNAMYLKPTNKQEEETMRMYLQQIRQETGLRLCERVFDPQTDKPSKWWVCFVKKQFMNKSLSAPGQ is encoded by the exons ATGCCG GCTTACCACTCTGCTTTGATGGATCCCGACACCAAACTGGTGGGAAACATGGCTATGTTGCCCCTGAAAACGCAGTATAAAGGCCCTGCCGCGAAAGAGA CCAGAGATACAGACATAATTGAGGAGGCCATCTACTACTTCAAAGCCAACGTCTTTTTCAAGAACTACGAAATCAAG AATGAAGCAGACAGAACTTTGATTTATGTGACTTTGTACATCTCAGAATGCCTCAAAAAGCTGCAGAAG tgcaATTCTAGGGGCcagggggagaaggagatgtACACTCTGGGCATTACTAACTTCCCCATCCCAGGAGAGCCTGGCTTCCCCCTCAACGCCATGTATTTGAAACCCACCAACAAACAGGAGGAGG AGACCATGAGGATGTACCTGCAGCAGATCCGCCAGGAGACTGGGCTGAGGCTGTGCGAACGCGTTTTCGATCCCCAGACGGACAAGCCCAGCAAG TGGTGGGTGTGCTTCGTGAAGAAGCAGTTCATGAACAAGAGCCTGTCTGCCCCGGGTCAGTAG